In Malus sylvestris chromosome 15, drMalSylv7.2, whole genome shotgun sequence, a single genomic region encodes these proteins:
- the LOC126602631 gene encoding uncharacterized protein LOC126602631, whose translation MEKVGKKVETSTKKMRVPMLVPSEDIMFHKEARKHRVRPIIKTKSREEVLKVAASKKAEAEAIGCVAAIVAGEDRRLLPHLPTINPIFPPVREHIGQKGDPSSSSEGKDKEEVDSVPWKDLKVVMRPKDFGYINNCLAGRRFTFDELREPLAKDESDYDRMLKLSSYVMAEYHDRLREAERCQVKLKENKQLVNDARKTSKALAEAIQVKDQHFESLKRRNGENLRLKVQLEATKKQLETTMLEVSKVKGELDSALVEVSELKSSIPTEKEAAVKEFLGSQAFLHVLRPRCTPGSSL comes from the exons a TGGAGAAGGTGGGCAAGAAAGTGGAGACTAGCACCAAGAAAATGAGAGTGCCCATGTTAGTTCCTTCAGAAGACATCATGTTTCACAAGGAAGCTCGCAAGCACCGAGTGAGACCAATCATTAAAACTAAGTCTCGAGAAGAAGTCCTCAAGGTTGCTGCCTCGAAGAAAGCTGAAGCTGAGGCCATTGGATGTGTTGCTGCCATAGTTGCCGGGGAAGATAGGCGATTGCTGCCTCATCTTCCTACTATCAATCCTATCTTTCCTCCAGTTAGGGAGCACATTGGGCAGAAAGGTGATCCTAGTTCTAGCAGCGAGGGTAAAGATAAGGAAGAGGTTGACAGTGTCCCTTGGAAGGATTTGAAGGTTGTCATGCGGCCAAAGGACTTTGGGTATATCAACAATTGCctggcagggcgtcgattcaCTTTCGATGAGCTCAGAGAGCCCTTAGCTAAAGATGAATCAGATTACGACCGAatgttgaagctgtcttcatat GTCATGGCTgagtatcacgacagactgcGAGAGGCTGAGCGGTGCCAGgtgaaattgaaagagaataagcagcttgtgaatGATGCCAGGAAGACGAGCAAAGCTTTGGCTGAGGCCATCCAAGTCAAGGATCAACATtttgagagtttgaagaggCGGAATGGTGAGAACTTGAGACTCAAGGTACAGTTGGAGGCGACTAAGAAACAGTTGGAGACAACTATGCTCgaggtttccaaggttaaaggggagttggatagtgccttggttgaggtttctGAGCTGAAGAGTAGTATCCCGACTGAGAAGGAAGCTGCTGTGAAGGAGTTCTTGGGTTCCCAGgcctttctccatgtccttagaCCTCGCTGTACCCCGGGAAgttcactttga